The Tolypothrix sp. PCC 7712 region GACCAATCCCCGATTACTGATGCCTCTCCTAAATTACAGCTAGTTGTGTATTTAATTCCAGTTATTGGCTTTTTTCCGGCTATATGGACACTATATCGTCGTCAAGGAAACCGGGAACAACTGTCTACTAGCCGTCTGTCTATTACTTTGGCATTTACCTGGTTTTTTACCTACATTTTATTAGCAACAGGGGCTGCAACTTCAGATTTTTTCGCCCTGCGTCTATTAATTCTCAATAGCTTTCTAACTTCTGGTTATTTTTTGGTAAATGTCTGGTTAATTTTTCGCATCATTCAGGGGAAGTCTCACCGTTTGCCAGGGTTTAGCCGTTTAGCAGAGCGAGTTTTAGGAAAGTATATGTCTTAATATTCTAAGAAATACTTAAGTCAGTATTATTACTGAATTTTTTTGCTAATTTAAAGATTATCTCTTCAGAGATCTGGTCAAACTGGTTTATTGTTGTCATACTGCAATAACACAATATTTAATTTTTCCTTCAAAAAGCAAAAGACTGCTATAAGTGTTGTGGTTGACACAACATTTAAAAACTAAGCACTGATAATTAAGAATTAGCTATTATGATTTGATTTGTCTGCATATTTATTAGTTTGCAAATGTACCGAATTTGATCAGTAAGTGTGAGGAAGTCCGTGACCATTCAAAGAACTTCGGCGGAAGAAAACCAATCAGCAAATGACTCTAAGGCTAGCAAAAGAAGTATACCAAACTCAAAATCTGGACGTTGGTTATGGTTTTGGGTAGGTATGAGTGGTATTGCAATGGTTTCAGCAACAGCTGGGGCGCTGTTAGCTGTTTCTTTAACAAGTACACCTTTGCAGCAGGCCCAACTTAGCCCCCAAGAAGAAGCAGTATTTGATGGCGATCGCATTTCTGGAAGTGGTTTGAGATTTTCACAATTAACTCGTCCTGTGAACATTTTACTGATGGGGATGAGCGTACTTCCACCTGATATTGAGAATCCTCCAGCTGATGCTAAAAATCTCGGCTACCTTCCACAGGTGAACTCCTTTGATGGTCTTGCTGATGTCATGCTGTTGATCAAATTTGATCCAGAGACAAAGAAAATGGTCATGCTTTCTATTCCCAGAGATACTCGTACAGAAATAGAAGGACATGGCGTGAAAAAAATTAATCATGCCAATCTTGAAGGTGGGCCGGCTTTAACTGCGAAAACAGTTAGTAATCTCTTAAATGGAGTAGCAATCGATCGCTATGTCCGCATTAATGTTTTGGGAGTAGCAAAGCTAATTGATGCCTTGGGTGGAGTTACAGTCTACGTTCCCAAGGATATGAAATATCAAGATGATTCTCAACATCTATACATCAATTTGAAGGCTGGTAAACAGCATCTTAATGGCGATCAAGCACTACAATTACTCCGTTATCGTCATGATGAATTGGGTGATATTGGGCGAATTCAACGGCAACAAATGGTGCTGCGTGCTTTGATGGATCAGTCACTCAATCCTGCAACTGTGGCTCAAATGCCGAAAGTTTTGGATGTAGTTAAAGAATACATTGATACTAACTTGACAGTTGAAGAGTTAGTGGCACTAGTTGGCTTTGGCGTGCGAACCAATCGCTCCAATATGCAAATGTTAATGGTGCCTGGTCGATTTAGCGAAAAGAATGAGTATGATGCTAGCTATTGGTTGCCTAACAAAAATGCCATTGCTAAATTGATGACCAAACACTATGGTGTGGAATCAACACAGGCCCAAGAGGAAAATAATGTTGAACCTGCTGCGTTACGCATAGCAATTCAAGATAGCACAGGTGGCGATCGCTCTAGCTTACGTCCTTTAATCAAATCCTTAGAAAAAGCTGGATATCGCAATGTTTATATTGCTAAAGCTTGGGGTGAACCACTAGATACCACTCACATTGTCGCTCAACAAGGAGATGGCAATAGTGCAGAATTAGTTCGTCAACTTTTGGGATTTGGTGAAGTGAGAGTGGAAAGTACTGGGAATCTCGGTTCCGATATTAGTATTCAAGTAGGTAAAGATTGGGTACAACAAAAAGAGATTTTAGAAAAATCTACTAAACCTTAAACGTTGCTATGAATCTAATTATCGACATGAATTTAGTCTTAATTATCAAGCTGCACTACCTAAATTAAATAATTCCTAATTACTCAGGAACCTGAGAATTTAAAAAATCTCAATTTGTAGGGAACACCTAAAAACTTTTGGGTGTTCCCTACTTGTTAATAATCTATTTTTTGGCATTTCCTTAGAAAAACTCTCAATATGCTTCGGATAAGTATTTTGCATTTCCCTTATGCTTTAGGAAAAGGGTAATGGGAAAAGGGGTAAGGATGAATTCAATCCTTTTCCCTTTTTTCCCTGCCCCCTTAACCAAATACAATTCAGTTAAGAAAATTAATTGTTAACAAAACCAAAAAACTAGTACAACAAGGCAAAAGTCAAAAGTCAAAAGAAAGAATAGTTATACCACAAGCCTTTTAGCAATTACAGATGGTCTGTTTCTCTTACAAAGTTTGGCGGGACGGAAACCGACACCGCCAACTTTGCGCTATTTACGCCGACTTGTACTAGTTACTCAACAAAAAACAGAAGAATAATTTTGGAGGGGGTTTGGGGGACGCAACCGTCACCCAATCGGGGGTTTGGGGGAGAATCCCCCAATTGATCTGGCTTGTTTAATAAGTGACAAATCAATCACTAATGAGCTTAACCCAAGCATATTGCCCCTTAAACGAACAAAAAGGCGTGGGGAAAACCTCACGCCTTTATCTGTTTGAATCTCACAATCATCATTTACCAATTGTCCGCCATACCTTTCTTGTAAGGATCACCTGTAAATGGTTGTACGCCAATAACAGGATAAGCATCATCACTAGGAGCAAAAATCCGCATTGCGGCTTCAGAAATATATTGAGTGATATTAGCGATAATTCTCGAGATAGACATAATATTAGACCTCTGTTTACGGCTCACTTTAGATTGGTTATGTCTATACTTTAATTCTGATATTCTGACCTTGCTTAAATTCTCAATATATCAATAATCTCTGCAATAGTTTTTCAGATAGCTTTGCAATACTTTAGCCTATTTGCAAGTTCAACTTCTATGTTTAATTCTAATTGTAAACCTGCTATTTTTCAAACCCTTACCCGGTAAAGATGCAGGTATTTCCTAAAGACAATCTATTGTTACATTTCATTATAAATTTCGCAACCAAGGCGATTATTACTAACTATAACTATTAAAAAATATTAAATAAAAGCATGAATTAGTATTATTTTTCTAGGAAATCTAGCATTCCCAAGCATGAACTCGGTAGAGGTTGACAATATTTATGGTAAAAGTTACCATAAATATCACAAGCATTCTTGTAAGGACGCTCTGGCATGACAACGCTCCCAGACTTGGAGATCAATGCAAATCAAGAAAGATGGCAAAATTGGTTCAATCAGGAACTCAATTTTGCTGCTGAGGATTACAGCCTGTTGACTGACCTTTATCAGCTAACAATGGCAGCTTGTTACATAGGTGAAGGTGTAGAACAAAAACCAGCAAGCTTTGAGTTGTTTGCCAGAAAGCTACCTGAAGGCTTTGGCTATTTAATTGCAATGGGATTGGCGCAAGCTTTGGAATATTTAGAAAAGTTGCGTTTTAGTCCTTCGCAAATACAAGCTTTGCAGGCGACAGGAATTTTTGCCCACGCCAGCGATCGCTTTTGGTCATTGTTAGCTGAGGGGAGTTTTACTGGCGATGTGTGGGCAGTACCAGAAGGTACTGCAGTGTTTGCTAATCAGCCTTTGTTACGGGTGGAAGCACCACTTTGGCAAGCGCAATTAGTAGAAACCTACCTTTTAAATACTCTTAATTATCAAACTTTAATTGCTACTAGAGCAGCCAGAATTAGGGATGTAGCAGGAGAGCAAGCCACACTTTTAGAATTTGGTACTAGAAGGGCATTTAGCCCCCAAGGTTCATTGTGGGCGGCGCGGGCGGCGTTAGCAGGGGGATTAGATTCGACTTCTAATGTGTTAGCCGCGCTACAACTCAATCAACAACCAAGTGGTACTATGGCTCACGCCTTGGTTATGGCATTATCAGCAATGGCAGGCAGTGAAGAACAAGCTTTTACAGCCTTTCATCGCTATTTTCCGGGTGCGCCATTGTTGATTGATACTTACGATACGATCGCAGCTGCCCAACATTTAGCACCAAAAGTAAATTCCCAAGAAATGCAATTGAGTGGAGTCAGGCTAGACTCTGGAGATTTAGTTAGCTTGTCCCAAAAAGTGCGATCGCTTCTGCCGACTGTACCAATTTTTGCTAGTGGCGATTTGGATGAATGGGAAATTGCCAGGCTTAAAGCTGCTGGTGCTCAAATAGATGGTTATGGGCTAGGGACAAAATTAGTTACGGGTGCGCCTGTCAATGGTGTTTACAAACTTGTAGAAATTGATGGCATCCCTGTGATGAAGGAATCTCGTGACAAAGCTACTTATCCCGGACGCAAGCAAATATTTCGCTCGTTTGTTGGCGGAATGTTGCAGGTAGATAGATTGGGATTAGCTACAGAAACTCCTCTCGATGCAGAACCTTTGTTGCAACTGGTGATGAAGCAAGGGAAAAAAATGCAATCACCAGAATCTTTAGCAACAATTCGCCACCGTACTGCTGCATCGGTTGCTAGTTTACCAGAACAAACAAGGCGCTTAAATCAGCCTCTCTCAGTCAATGTGGAAATTTCTGCGGCGTTGCAAGATTTGACACAAAACACAAAGAAAACCGCAGAGGCACAAAGGTAATACCAATTTGAAAAATGATTGCGACAGATGGATTCACACTAAGTCGGATATAAACAGCCATTTCCAATCCACAACTCCAAAACTAAAATCCAAAATCGTATAACATTATGAGAATTGCTTTGTTTGGTACTAGTGCCGATCCACCAACTGCTGGGCATCAGGCTATTCTAAGTTGGTTATCTGAGCGTTATGATTGGGTAGCAGTTTGGGCGGCAGATAATCCCTTTAAATCCCATCAAACAGCATTAATACATCGGGCGGCAATGCTGCAATTATTAATTGCGGGTATCCAGACATCACGACAC contains the following coding sequences:
- a CDS encoding LCP family protein, with translation MTIQRTSAEENQSANDSKASKRSIPNSKSGRWLWFWVGMSGIAMVSATAGALLAVSLTSTPLQQAQLSPQEEAVFDGDRISGSGLRFSQLTRPVNILLMGMSVLPPDIENPPADAKNLGYLPQVNSFDGLADVMLLIKFDPETKKMVMLSIPRDTRTEIEGHGVKKINHANLEGGPALTAKTVSNLLNGVAIDRYVRINVLGVAKLIDALGGVTVYVPKDMKYQDDSQHLYINLKAGKQHLNGDQALQLLRYRHDELGDIGRIQRQQMVLRALMDQSLNPATVAQMPKVLDVVKEYIDTNLTVEELVALVGFGVRTNRSNMQMLMVPGRFSEKNEYDASYWLPNKNAIAKLMTKHYGVESTQAQEENNVEPAALRIAIQDSTGGDRSSLRPLIKSLEKAGYRNVYIAKAWGEPLDTTHIVAQQGDGNSAELVRQLLGFGEVRVESTGNLGSDISIQVGKDWVQQKEILEKSTKP
- a CDS encoding nicotinate phosphoribosyltransferase, which translates into the protein MTTLPDLEINANQERWQNWFNQELNFAAEDYSLLTDLYQLTMAACYIGEGVEQKPASFELFARKLPEGFGYLIAMGLAQALEYLEKLRFSPSQIQALQATGIFAHASDRFWSLLAEGSFTGDVWAVPEGTAVFANQPLLRVEAPLWQAQLVETYLLNTLNYQTLIATRAARIRDVAGEQATLLEFGTRRAFSPQGSLWAARAALAGGLDSTSNVLAALQLNQQPSGTMAHALVMALSAMAGSEEQAFTAFHRYFPGAPLLIDTYDTIAAAQHLAPKVNSQEMQLSGVRLDSGDLVSLSQKVRSLLPTVPIFASGDLDEWEIARLKAAGAQIDGYGLGTKLVTGAPVNGVYKLVEIDGIPVMKESRDKATYPGRKQIFRSFVGGMLQVDRLGLATETPLDAEPLLQLVMKQGKKMQSPESLATIRHRTAASVASLPEQTRRLNQPLSVNVEISAALQDLTQNTKKTAEAQR